The Clostridia bacterium genomic sequence TCGTTGATTACCTTTTGAAAACTTTAACAAAAATTAATCTACTTGATAAACTATCAACCAGGGAAGCCTTCCAATGAATGCCTGCCTGTAAATGAAGTTGAAGAAATCACTCAAGAGATATTATCAAGCAGCAAAGCAAGCAATGTTTTGCAGTACGGTGTAACTCAAGGGATGTTCACTTTACGTGAACTTTTAAAAGATTATGTAAAAACTTTTGGAATCCAAAACGCACAGACAGAAGAAATTATGGTCGTAAGCGGCGGTCAGCAGGCTTTGGACCTTGCGTGCAGGGTTTTCTTGAATAAAGGCGACACTGTTTTGGTGGAATCCCCTACGTATTTGGCTTTTTTGCAGATTGCGGCTGCGTACGAAATTAATATAATAGGCGTAAACTCAGATAAAGACGGAATAGACACACAAGATCTTGAACAAAAAATCAAACAATATTCACCTAAACTTATTTATCTTGTTCCGACTTTTTCCAATCCCACTGGAAAAACTTATCCGCTTTCAAAGCGGAGAGATATAGCACGTATTACCAAAAAATATAATGTAATAGTTTTAGAAGATGATCCATACAGCAAGTTAAGGTTTGAAGGCGAAGATGTTCCAAGCATAAAAAGCGTGGGCGAAGACAATATCATATTTATAACCAGTTTTTCCAAAATTATTTCGCCTGGTCTAAGAATAGGACTTGTAGTAGCCGATGCTGAAATCATACGCCGTATGGAAATATGCAAACAAGGCGCGGATATTCACACTTCACACCTAAGCCAAGCAATAGTCAAAGAATTTTTGACTCGCGGTCTGATAAAAAATCAGATTGAAAAAGCCCGTCCCATATACAAAGCAAAAAAAGAGTTTATGGAACAGGCATTAAATAAATATATGCCCAAAGAATTTTCTTTTACTAAAGTTGAAGGCGGTATGTTTATCTGGGGAGAGTTTGACGCTCAAATAGACACGTATGAATTATTCCCTAAGGCAATAGAAAAAAAAGCGGCTTATGTTTATGGCAATGTATTTTATCCCGATAACAGCGGTCATAACACATTGAGATTGAACTTTTCTAATGCCACGCCCCAACAGATCGACAAAGGAATTAAGGCTTTGGGAGAATTATTTCAAGACGAGATAAAAAAACTATAAAAAGATAAAAAGGAAATACTATGAGCACAAAAAATATAATGGATACCTTGAGAGAAAGGGGCTTTATAAAACAAGTAGTTTTTGAGGACGATTTATATAAAAAATTAGGCAGCGAACCTACTACTTTTTATATCGGATTTGACCCTACTGCAGACAGTCTGCATATAGGGCATTATATTCCTATTATGGCTATGGCGCACATGCAAAGAGCAGGACACAAGCCTATTGCATTAATCGGCGGAGGCACTGCAATGATCGGCGATCCTTCCGGAAGATCAGACCTAAGAAAAATGATGACTCCCGAAACTATACAACACAACGCCGATGCTTTTAAAAATCAAATGAAACGCTTTATTAACTTTGAAGGCGAAAACCCTGCTATTTTGGTTAATAATGCCGACTGGCTGCTAAATCTAAATTATGTGGATTTTATAAGAGATATTGGCGTGCATTTTTCTGTCAACAAGATGTTGACAGCCGAATGCTTCAAAATCCGCATGGAAACTGGTTTGACTTTCCTTGAATTCAACTATATGCCCATGCAGGCTTATGACTTTTTGGTGCTTAACCAAAAATACGGTTGTTCACTTCAATTAGGCGGCAATGACCAATGGTCCAACATGCTTGCAGGCGCAGATCTTATAAGAAGAAAGGAACAAAAAGATGCTTTCTGCATGACTTTCACTTTGCTTGAAACCTCAGAAGGCAAGAAAATGGGCAAAACAGCTAAAGGCGCTTTGTGGCTGGACAAAAATAAAACCACACCTTATGAATTTTATCAATATTTCAGAAATGTAGAAGACCAAAAAGTCAGAGAATGTCTATGTCTGTTGACTTTCTTGGATTTGCAAGAAATAGACGAACTTACAAAATACCAAGATGAACGCATTAATAAGGCAAAAGAACGTCTTGCTTATGAAGTTACCAAGCTAGTTCACGGTGAAGAAGAGGCCAACCTTGCAAGAGAAATGGCTCAAGCAGCTTTCAGCGGAGCATCAGGACAAATGCCTTGCGAGAGCATAAACGCTAATGGCGACACCTCTGTAATAGATGTAATAGTAGCGGCAAAAGTTGCATCTTCAAAAAGTGAAGCAAGACGCTTAATTGAAGGCGGCGGAGTAAGCATTGACAATACTAAGATTGCTTCTATTAATGATACACTATCGCAATATACAACTTCAAACGAATTTATATTGCATAAGGGCAAAAAGGTGCATATCAAGGTTATTGTGAATGGTTGATTATCTAACCATAGAAAAAGTTACTCAAGCCCAATTAGTTATCAATAAGTCGCGCTTTATTTCAATAGCCTATCCTGTTGAAAATTGGGAACACGCTTCAAAAATATTAGGCGAACTTAAAAAAACATATTGGGACAGCACGCATATTTGTTATGGATGCGTTGCTGATGATTTGGGCAACAATATGCGTTTTTCGGATGACGGTGAACCGCAAGGCACTGCGGGCAAACCTATCCTCGAAGTTATAAAACAAAAAAATTTAAGGCTGATTTTGGTTGCCGTTGTAAGATATTTTGGCGGAATCAAGCTAGGCGCAGGCGGACTGGTCAGAGCTTATTCAAAAGCTGCATCAGAAGTTTTAGACCAGGCTTCAATAATTACAATAAGTCCCAAAGTATGTTTTAGTATAAAAGTTAACTATTCTGACCTAAAGAAAATAGAATATCTTCTTAACAGTGAAGGAATAGAAATTACTGACAAAATTTGGGGCGAGGATGTAAAAGTCTATTTAAAAATTAAGCAAGCCTTGTTTCAAAAGTTTGTAGAAAATTTGAAAAACGCTCTTAATCGCGATCTATCGGATATAATTATAAAAGAAGGTATATAGAAAAATGAAAATCATCAAAACACAAAGTCCAAAGCCAAAACCTACTGGCAAAATCAAATTTGGAACAGTGTTTACAGACCACATGTTTGTAGCCGAATATTCTGCACAAGAAGGTTGGCACAATGAAAGAATTCAGCCTTATCAGCCGTTTATGCTAGATCCGGCATCTTCTATATTCCATTATGGTCA encodes the following:
- a CDS encoding PLP-dependent aminotransferase family protein, producing MINYQPGKPSNECLPVNEVEEITQEILSSSKASNVLQYGVTQGMFTLRELLKDYVKTFGIQNAQTEEIMVVSGGQQALDLACRVFLNKGDTVLVESPTYLAFLQIAAAYEINIIGVNSDKDGIDTQDLEQKIKQYSPKLIYLVPTFSNPTGKTYPLSKRRDIARITKKYNVIVLEDDPYSKLRFEGEDVPSIKSVGEDNIIFITSFSKIISPGLRIGLVVADAEIIRRMEICKQGADIHTSHLSQAIVKEFLTRGLIKNQIEKARPIYKAKKEFMEQALNKYMPKEFSFTKVEGGMFIWGEFDAQIDTYELFPKAIEKKAAYVYGNVFYPDNSGHNTLRLNFSNATPQQIDKGIKALGELFQDEIKKL
- the tyrS gene encoding tyrosine--tRNA ligase, translating into MSTKNIMDTLRERGFIKQVVFEDDLYKKLGSEPTTFYIGFDPTADSLHIGHYIPIMAMAHMQRAGHKPIALIGGGTAMIGDPSGRSDLRKMMTPETIQHNADAFKNQMKRFINFEGENPAILVNNADWLLNLNYVDFIRDIGVHFSVNKMLTAECFKIRMETGLTFLEFNYMPMQAYDFLVLNQKYGCSLQLGGNDQWSNMLAGADLIRRKEQKDAFCMTFTLLETSEGKKMGKTAKGALWLDKNKTTPYEFYQYFRNVEDQKVRECLCLLTFLDLQEIDELTKYQDERINKAKERLAYEVTKLVHGEEEANLAREMAQAAFSGASGQMPCESINANGDTSVIDVIVAAKVASSKSEARRLIEGGGVSIDNTKIASINDTLSQYTTSNEFILHKGKKVHIKVIVNG
- a CDS encoding YigZ family protein, whose product is MVDYLTIEKVTQAQLVINKSRFISIAYPVENWEHASKILGELKKTYWDSTHICYGCVADDLGNNMRFSDDGEPQGTAGKPILEVIKQKNLRLILVAVVRYFGGIKLGAGGLVRAYSKAASEVLDQASIITISPKVCFSIKVNYSDLKKIEYLLNSEGIEITDKIWGEDVKVYLKIKQALFQKFVENLKNALNRDLSDIIIKEGI